Part of the Oncorhynchus mykiss isolate Arlee chromosome 12, USDA_OmykA_1.1, whole genome shotgun sequence genome, caaaacaataaatgtgataAAAACGCACTTAAACACAAGGAGAGATATGATTTGGCTGAATGCAGATACAAACGACAACGGCGCCTTGGGGAGGACACAGTGCTTTTACTAATGAGAAATGTAGGTGTTGGAATGCTGCCTATCCTGACTGACGTCATAAATGAGGATCTAAAGTATGTAACACATGGTGCTGTGACTGTCATTCATTTGAGGTCTGTAGGTGTATGTGTAGGTGTTTCTCTCAAAGCTGTGGCTCAGCAGGGAGGTAGGTCCCTTCGGTgtagtaaaacaaaaaaacatgcaatTTCACAGTGCAAATAGCACCATCAATAACTGTTCTTGAGCCATAATGTAAGCATGAATGCAAAGTAAGGGTTGATATTAGCTTCCCTTTCTGATGTGCCTTTCTGGCCTTGGTCTTGTTctgctgataaactgggtcaGATAGGctgttccttcagaaagtattcataccccttgacttttttcatcAGTTTGGTCAGAGgtccagctctaggcagagtacttatgtaaatgagatattgctgcatttaattttcaatacatttgcaaaaatttcaaaaacatgttttcactttgtcattatggggtattgtgtgtagattggcaacaaaaaaaaaatccatttagaatttaggctgtaacaacaaaatgcgGAATTAACACTATCAGCTTTGGTCAAGATGGAATTCACAGTGGTAGCAAACAGATTCTCAGGGCAACAGAGAATAGACTAATGGGGCTATAGTGCATACAAGTTTGACAGCTTTTCTATACTAGTTTAAGCATTATAGTCAATCTATCATGTTATTGTTCGCCAAGATATCTagaaacagaaagaaaaaaaatagcCAAGTATCAAGGAAATTAAGTTTTATTTGATCCATTAGACAAACAATTTGTAAAACCCTAAAGTAGACAGAAATAAATATACAGGATGTGCATTTTGAAAACAgaacacttaaaaaaaatgtaattactcAAATTTGAAGGGGGGGAAAAAACAGGATAACGAAGACATGGTATCTTGCTGTGACACTTTCATAGATGTAATAAGCATAACCGATATCTCAATTCAAGTCTTTTTCATTGTAAAATATCTTCTTGAAGACAATGGTAGTTGTATTGAGGGAGCTTGGTGTCTTGATGTTGATTACGAGCCTGCTTGGGATGCTCTTCATCAAAAGTTTTTGTAATGCAACAACCTGAAATGTAGTTGAGAAAATTAAACCAAATTATAATTCTGATATTTTGTATATTTATTTGTATCAATGATGATGTTTTTATTTTCTGCAGTCTGAGAAAAatatacacacaaaaaaaggaaAAACAAGAGACTCACCTGAAGAGAGGGGCATGGCCCTTGTTGTTGGCCATGGAGAAGAAGCCGCTGTTTGGGGAGAAGTCCAGGCGCTGGGCTCTGTATATGGTTTTCCTCTGGAACATGGGGAAGTTGGAGAACACTGTGAAGCTGGGGATATGAACCTGAaatgagaagggtagacacatgACACTTGATGACAGTGAAAGAGTGACATGGTTTTACTTCATTTTAAATCAATTCAAACTTTATTACTACCCAAGTCATGCTGCGATAAAACCTCTTATTTTACAAGAGACCAGGTGTAGCTGTAATGATGACAAAGACAACattaggtgtgtgtgagagagagagagactgaccaaTCGGGCAGCCTCGTCGTCAGCCCTGGAGGCGATGGCCAGGATCTCGGAGGTGGGGTTGAAGCGGAGAGAGGTGGCGGAGGTCACCAGGTTTGagactctgagactatcacagtgcaggtgcatttatacggagacttgattacacacaggtggattgtatttatcatcattagtcatttaggtcaacattggatcattcagagatcctcactgaacctctggagagagtttgctgcactaaaagtaaagcggctgaataattttgcacgcccaatttttcagtttttgatttgttaaaaaagtttgaaatatccaataaatgtcgttccacttcatgattgtgtcccacttgttgttgattcagttttatatctttatgtttgaagcctgaaatgtggcaaaaggtcgcaaagttcaagggggccgaatactttcgcaaggcactgtataatatactgtacatacacatgtCAAAAATTACTGCCCACTCACTACAGGTTCTATGGTTTGGTCTGGAAGTACTGGAAATGCTCTTGAGATTCATATAGCAAGTAGGAGGCAGGATAAGAGGATCCTAAAACAGCAACAGCAGTGTGTTGAGTGGAGGAGTGGGACTGTGTGGGGGTGCAgtgtgcagggtgtgtgtgtgtgtgtgcgtgtgcgtgtgcgtgtgcggtAGAGAAGTGTTAGAggtgaggtgtgtgtaggtgGTGAGGCTGACACATCGTCCCAATTATCAGGAAGGTTGAGATAAGAAACAGAGATGAGAAAACTGCAGTAACAATCTTTCCCTCAGTTTTGGAGACTTActgtgcagagagagaaagaatgtgaAAAAACCTGAAAAACATAAATGAAAATTAAGATTGTGACCTTCAATGTGAATAATAACACTCCAAAACAGTGGGAATAGAAACAATTCTGCAACTCTCCACACTCATTTGTCCTTCGATTTGAAACACAAAACCTACATTTCTGACAAACAGCATGTCTTAAATggccaatcagcagttgctatatccatttttggacataaattaATTACGTATTCCCCTTGagtcttgaagaatataactgatTAGCTTAGTTTAACtatcgtaccccatcagaacctaaAATATAAGATTGTTTTACTCCAACGTTTGTAAacgaaataaatgtaaaaaaaacactgtatagttatggttaaaactatcattttaatatcatggatggtcagtccctgcatcaatagctctgtctatgaatttgagagtgaatCCAGCCCTATCCCTCAGTTTGTTTTTACAGAAACAGTGGTGGGGAGCTGGCTTTGTTATGGCTTTTGCTGATTGGCCCATTCATGTTCATTAACCCTCTTATTTTCCTCACGGAAAATCCCAGCAGCTGCATTGTGCACAGacttacagatagagagagatacagagaggggtataaggaaaaaagagaggggaggcggagggagacacagagagagataactaTTAGAGAAGGCttcagaaagagggagagagaatgaaagagacagagagagttaaagagaggagCCCAGCTCAGCTTAGCTCAGGCAGCTGAGAGCCCAGCGCTGTGCCCTGTCTTCATCTGGGCAATGAAATGCTTCTGCACCAGTTAGCACGCCGCAGGCTGGGTCTGTCCAAACAGGGATTTCTCACCACCTCCTCATCTAATCCACTGCAAATTAATGTGAAGGGCCAGGCTTGCCACTGACCCGACCCGGGTTCTAtcccacaaccggccgtgactgggagttccatagggcggtgtacaattggcccagcgtcgtccgggttaggggagggtttggccggggggggggggggggggggggcttgacttggctcatcgcgctctagcgacctCTCGTGACGGGCctggcgcctgcaggctgacttaaGTTGTcaggtgaacggtgtttcctcccacACATCGGTTAAGtgggcgggtgttaaggagcagagtttggtgggtcatgtttcggaggacgcatgactcgacctttgcctcgcTCAACTTTCAGCCTTGAATATTTAGAGGAAGGAATGCCCTCTGGTGCTCCCACGTGGTACGGGACAAAATAGAGAGAaggagtgtatgtatgtgtgcgtgtctcACCTTGGAGAGCGGGGAAACTAGCAAAGTTTAGTGGCTTTTTCCTAGCACAGATGTGTGGTGCTTCCCTGGGTTGGAGATAAGGGGAGGGGGATGGGATGGTGTGCTGGGTGATAAGAGAAAGGAGGTACGTTGTGCTGGAGGCCATGGCACCTAAAACATAAATGTTCTATCATATATCAATGTATGCACCCCCATGTCCTGAAATGTTCCTATATTACTTTTGGCTGCCTACTTTGTTTTGGTTTATGTGCTGTCCACTCACCCACCTCCTGAAGGGAAGAAAATAGGAAATGAACAACAAGACAAACAGCATGTGGTGGTGTAGAGAAGATTGATAGGCTCCAGGCTACTCTGCTCCAGTCACACTGTTATCTACAATCATCTTAATAGCACTGCAGAGTGACTCCAATAGAGGCCATGGTAGAGTGGAAAAATGCAAGTCTACAGTTTAAATTCTATAaaaaaactctctctctttcgctctctcccccccacccccctatttctcctttctctcctccccctccctctctctcccaccctctctcccagtCTCGTCAGACCCCGGAGGGAGAGTTCCTACCCCTGGACCAGTGTGAGCTGGATGTGGGTTTTGGGACGGGTGCGGACCAGCTCTTCCTAGTGTCACCTCTCACCATCTGCCATGAGATCAATCCTAAGAGCCCTTTCTTTGACCTGTCCCAGCGATCCCTCATGAACGAGCAGTTTGAGATTGTTGTCATCCTGGAGGGCATTGTGGAGACCACAGGTGACGAACTACTACCTTCTCTCCTCCTGTTAACCCGTTACTCTCTTCTTCCTACCCTCTCCTCATTTTTAATGGACTATTCTTTCACTACCCTTTATCCTCTTTTTAACCCCTTACTCTCTTCTTCCTAAAGAGGCTCCTCCTTTTCAAAGGCCCAATGTAGCCATTTTTATGTCAATTTCAAATCATTTCTGCGTAACAATTAAGTATCTTACTGTAATAGATTTACATTCAAAATAGCAACAAAAATGTTGGGCCTAAAACCTATTTCTCAAGCAAGTTTCACGATGGAAAGCCAAAACTCCCGCCCATTCAAACCTGCTGATTGAAAGGTCATaacattggtaaaaaaaaaataatcacatATTTACAGTggcagtttcatcagctgttgtacaatatgatataaaacacagggagaaAATGAATTttgagtgcactgggcctttatttGATTATCCTTCCACTCTTGAGTCCTTTCCCGATCCTTTTCTTCTCCACCTCTTTCCATTCAGTGGGTTGCTCGTTCCCTATCTCCACCCTTTAGCTTGCTAT contains:
- the LOC110538132 gene encoding U3 small nucleolar RNA-associated protein 18 homolog; amino-acid sequence: MHLHCDSLRVSNLVTSATSLRFNPTSEILAIASRADDEAARLVHIPSFTVFSNFPMFQRKTIYRAQRLDFSPNSGFFSMANNKGHAPLFRLLHYKNF